ctattCCTTCAGAGATCCATTCAGGTGACGCCCGTGCAATGCTCTTATGCAGACAAGCCAAGAGAGGGAACAGTGCCCTCAAGCGGCTTTCTGAACCATTAACAACAGAAGCCACAGCAGCTTATTGGAATAGCCACATTTCTCTCCTGAATGACTCCTGGATTCAGACGCCCAGGAGTCACGATGCTGAGCAGCAAACCCTCCTTTGCTTCTCTTCCTGCCAAAGCAGTAAGAGTTCAGGTCGACAGATTAAGCCCTGCACTGGCAGAGCGGGTGAGCAGATGCTGTGGGACCAGAACCAGAGCTCGGGAAGGGACTGTTCAAAAACTGGCTCTGGGCTTTGCTGCTTGAGCCCATCTttgcatttccccccaccccaaccacatGCTCTCTCATGCTGCTGGGTTCCTTGGAAAGGGAGAGCGTGGTTAGCACACAGCTAACTGCCCACACAGCAAGGGGCTGCACAGCATTGCCTCCCAGCACCTGCTCTGTGGGCTCCCTGCACAGCATTGCCTCCCAGCACCAGGTCTGTGGGCTCCCTGCAACCAGGCCTCTGGCTAGTCTCCAGGAGGCCAGCAGGTGGCAAGTATGCACCATTTCAACCTGCCAGCTTGAGTCTGCTACAGCTGGGTCGCTATCCTGGCAGATTCTCTCTCGAGGGACAAACCAATTCCTCTCTCATGGCGGTAAAGAGAAGCCCCAGTGTCAGGGCTTCCACCCCTAGTGCAGACCATGCCCATCTCCCCAGATGGCCTGGGACAGGAATATTTGCTTTAGATGCCATTTACTGCTGTGGCTGTGGGCCCTGTGCAGGCAGGGCCCTGTGGGTGGGCTCTGTCCCACCAGCCGAGGGCTTGTTAACCTGGAAGCCTTCAGTGCGGCGACTATTGAAAGGAAGAACCCCGTCGGGGCCTGAGCAGCaagcccttcccccagcccacccctgaACTGGCATCGCCGACGTCACTTCTGCCATTGAGCCGATGCCCTGACACAAGGGACCAGGCCCGGCCCCAGGCAGGCAGAGTGCAAAGGCGTGCGAGGGAATGGCCACGGTCCATGCCAGGATACGCTGCTCTCCCATCGCCTGTCCCATTTGTGGCTTACCTGCAGACTGCCGTGCAAAAACTGCTCCTTTGCTCCTCCTCACGGAGCAAGTGCTCTGCTCTCTCGCCCCTCGGGGCCTGGGCTGGCTCTCAGCGGGTTTAATTCTGTCAGGTCAGGCTGTGCAGATCCCAGCAGGGCAGTTGGGGGGAAGGAGTCCCCAGGCCCCATGACAgagacactcccccaccccctccttggCCCGCAGTGGAGCATTCCCGTCAGGTGGCTGCTGTTTGAGAGGAGAAGCACTAATCCCAGCTGCCCTCAGcacccagagctgggctccaCGTGGGCCGCCCTGGGCCCTCATTAACTGGTCAATCGCCTTTCTGCGGCTCTTCTTTAAACCCCTCCCTCCTCTAAAGACACCTCTGTGGGGCAGCCCTCACCCACGGCCCTGAGCAGGGCCGGAGCTCAGTCCTTAGAGAGTGATTCCAGGGGCCAGCTCAGCCCTGGTGTAACTGGGAGCAACCCCGATCTCAGGAGCGTCTCACCCCCTTACCTCATGAACTGGAGCATGTTCATTACAGCCCGCCCCGTGTTGGATTTGGCCTGTCACATCCGTGCTCTGCACAGAAAACCGGACCCCGCCCCTCTCGCTGGAAGGGGTGTCaccctggagccctggctctctTCCTCACCCTCGCATGCCCAGCTTGGGACTCAGCCATTCCCTTCCCAGGCTTGGGGTCACTGGATTGCCCTGATGGCCTAGCGTGACTGGTGCCTTGGGCAATAACACACAACAAGCGCCAGCCCCGGAGTTTAATTCCGTTCCAAATTACTCAGAACACAGGCCCGCGCCTGCCCCACAGGGTCTCTGCTCCCCTGGGTGCCGATGCGGGAATCCCATGAAGGCTGACGAATCGCTAGTTCATGTGGAGGGCAGCGGCTGCCCTCTTCCTGCTGGGTGATTGTTAATGAAGGGGAGACAAGTTCGGCTCGCAGTTCCCCCCGTGGAGCCTCCCCAGACCTGGACGGGGGGACTGGCCTCACCGAGAGAAGAATTTGATCCCAAATGTTTAACAGTAAATTGCTGCTCCAGAAATCCACGGCCAGGCAAGGCAGGTCTCAGTCCCCTCCTGCCATTCGTGGCGCTACAGTCCAAGCCACTCAAAGAGGTGGCAAGGTGCATACAGAGCCTCACTGGGGTGTGTGAAGCCAAGGTCCAGCGCGTGGCAGCAGCCCAGTCTCCCCCTCCGTCAGGCCCCTTGCAGAGTCCAAGACCGCtgaggagaggaggaggcagagctggagcGGTGAGGGTTAAAAAGCCAGCAGGCTGgcaccagccccagctcagctgaAACGTGGTGGGGCTGGCACCTTTTGAGTTCAGCCAAGAGGTTTCAGGGTCTCAAGGAGTCTCCCGGCCGCAGAGTGAATCACTGAGCACcctttgggggaggaggtgggagtcCCTCACAGATagttgtcttcctcctcctcctcctcctcgcgaGCCAGCGCCTCGATGTCATGGGTGATGTCCGTGATCATGCGGTTGAAGGATTCCGACTCGGAGCGGAGGGACCAGCTGTCGTAGCTGCGCACGGCGGAGGCGGAGGTGTTGCTCATGCTGCGCTTTATCCGCCCGAAGCTGTCGGTCAGGATCCCCCCTTCCCGGATGCCGATGCTCTCCAGGAAGCTCTCGAAGTAGCCGATGTCCTGATCTGGGATGAAGGGCCGCATCCCTGAGGGGACACACAGCCATGAGGTATCGGCCAGGAGCCGGTAGGCGCTTACTGCCCTGGGAAGTGCTCATGTTCCCGGGGGCCAGAGGGGTCGGGGGAGCCCACAGGCCACCCCCTTGGTCTGCATGTCCAAAAGCAGCTCCCGACCAACAGGCTGGCCTAGCAGGTACAGGAGGGGAAGGGCTGTCAGGAAATCCAGCTGCTATTCCCTGATCTGCGCTAGACTCCCTGCGGGACCTGGGCACGTGTCCATCGCTAGGGCTGACCTGGGCCCTCCTTACCACAGCATCCACGCACCTAGCACTCCTTAACGGATTTATCCTCACACCCCAtctgggagggcagggctgtcccctcCGTCGTACAGAGCAGGAACGGAAACCCATAGACTTCCCAAAGTCACACCAGCTGTAGAAAGCCCGGGGCCCTGTCACTGCTTGACAGCATCTTCCACACACCAGGCCCCTTACACAAAATAAGATCTAACAAAGACATGCCCTGCCCTTATAGATGCTGCCTCCCCCGCCCTTATAGACACCGCCTCACACCTAGGGTTGGTAACCATCCCAATTTCCccgggagtctcccggaatcaggctctatctcccggaggctactgaagccaatccgggcgattttaggtgctaaaagtccggcggcgcagtggggctaaggcaggctccctacctgccccgGCCCCGCACTGCTGCTGTAAGTGGCTGGCACATacctgcggcccctggggaggAGGGCCAGGGGGACTCTGTACACTGACCCCTTCCAAGAGCGCTGactccgcagcttccattggctgggaattgcggccaatgggagctgcaggcaggggcagtgcacagagtccccctgccccccacaggggCCTCAGGGATGTGCCGGCCTCTTACAggagcggtgcggggccagggcaggtagggagcctgccttagccccactgcaccaccaaacgggagctgcccgaggtgagtgccacctggccggagcctgcacccctcaccaccTCTCACACcacaaacccctgccccagccctcagcccccttcCAAGCCAGCGCCCTGCACCTCGtcccacccaaacttcctcccagagcctgcaccctgcaccacctcctggagccagcactccaaaccctctgcctcagccctgacccccctcctggagccagcactccaaaccccctcctacacctcaaacccctgccctgagtcccctcctgcacccaaactccctctgagagcccgcatcccctcctacaccccaagtccctgccccagcccacagccacctcctgcacacaaactccctaCGAGAGCCTGCatccttcaccccctcccacactccaatcccctgccccaaccctgagcccccatccagcactcaaactccctcccagagcttgcacccagtatcccctccttcaccccaacaccctgccccaagctcagcccagagcctcctcccacacaccgaacccctcagccccagcctagagccgcaccccctcccacactccaatcaaatgccccagcctggtgaaagtaagtgagggtgggggagagcgagcaacagagggaggggggatggagtgagtggggttgggcctcggagaaggggcaggatagGGGctgtttgtgtgattagacagctGGAAAACCTactcacccgccccccccccccacgcttgTAGACACtgactcacccccacccccacccacctttAGAGATGCCGCCTCCCACACACGTAGTTCCTTCAGTCCCTCATTCTGGGTCGTATTCTCAGaatcaaaggcctgatcctgatctcacATCAGTGTAGATCAAGGAGATGGCCACTGAAGCTGGCAGAGTCACCCCCGTCAGATCAGAACCTCTAAATCCTGAAACCTTCGCTTTCCCATCCCTTctttacacaggtttcagagtaacagccatgttagtctgtattcgcaaaaagaaaaggagtacttgtggcaccttagagactaaccaatttatttgagcatgagctttcgtgagcttcatccgatcaagtgagctgtagctcacgaaagctcatgctcaaataaattggttagtctctaaggtgccacaagaactccttttcttctttacaCATAGGCCCAAACCAGAACGTTGCATCCTTCTGGACCCTACTTTTTTCGCGGTGGAGGGTTGGTTATGAGCAAAACCAAGTTTGCAGAATCTGAATCCAGCATTCAGGAGTGCCTGCATCACAGTGTTCAGAGTCTGGACCTGGACTTTTCGGGTTGGGCTCCATCTCTCATCGGACAGCGCTGGTCTGATGAACAAAACCTCAACTCCCTGAAGAGAGATGCCTGTCTCTGCACATCTTAGAAAAGGTCAAATTAATTGCCGTCGACACCACCAGGTCTCCCACCCCAGACGCCGTGTTCACTAGCCAGCTAAGCCAGAGTGAGGATAGCATTCAGTAACAAGCCATTTACCCAGAAGGAGAAACTTCCTCTTGTCCCCATAGAGCTGCAGGAGATCAGAACAGTATTCCTGGACTGACCTTCCCATCCGGTACTCCCTGAGCAGCAACGCAAACTGCTGGATCTCCTGGGGGGAAAGCTTGTTCCTcagctgcagagcagagagagagagagcaaggtcAGACCAGCTCCAGCCTCCCGCAGGTCCCTGGCAGTGATGCAGTAGAACTCAGGGTTGGAAGGATGGAATGAGGCCAGGGGAAATGAAGACTCCCCCGTGATGCAGTAGCAAGGAGAGTACTGTAATCATGTagtcctgcagctgctccagtcCCACGCTGCTCTGGTCACTGGCCAGGCTGTCACGCGACTCCCGAAAGGAAGGGGACGACGTCCCACTGTAATACGCTTCAAAGGTCTCGTGGGAGCCattgctgcaggcagaggggaaggcgATCAGCGGGGCTGTCCAGACAGCCTCATTCAGAGCATAGTCTGAGCCCTACTCTAAACGTTGGCCCTGCTCATCCCACACCTGCCACCCCATTTTCCAGGCGGTGGTGGGATTGCTTCTTGTGGCTGGTATCTCCGGAGGGACCAGCCACTAGACCGGGACCTAACGCCATCGGCCGGACGAACAACCAGCTGGGATGTTTCTCGGCAGGGTTCAGGCCCTGCTGGCTGCAggtggagcctggctgcccctcgCCCGCCGGGAGAAAGGATAACTCCTGGGACCAGGCTGAGCTTGTTCCTGTTTCTTGTCTGTATTTTCCCAGTTTTTCTCTGGAACGGGGAGATTTTGTTTTATGTTCCCTGTTTTATGGGCCCTGGCtgtcagctcccagccccttgcaCAGATGCAGGCAGATAAATATATCCTCCTATCTCTAACTCTGTCTGCTGTGAGTCCCCCTCACTGGGCCCGGGTCCCTCGCACAAGGGGCGAAGCGGCTGTGTAGGGCTACACAGAGCATACACAGGAATAAGGGGGGAGGGTCATTCAGATATTCGGGGAGCAGGACATACAATGAGCTGCAGCAGCTGAAATCAGCATCGTATCCATACGTCCCATCAGTGCGGCAGCTCTCACCTGGGAAAAGGAAACCCCGGGGGCAAGATGAGGGAACTGTCCAACGGTGCTCGCCTCACCCCATGTCACAGTCCCGCTGCTTCTTTAgccacccccaggagccagggACACCCCCTCCCGCTCCCATCCACTATGCGCAGCCCCAGCAATGACTCCCAAAGCACCACCCCAGAATTCAAGGCACCACAGGCTAGACTCCCACTATCCCCAACGCCACACACTGTCCCACGAACCGAGGAGACTCTGCCCTCTGTCGGAGGAGACAGGGAATCTTGCCTCAGGGCTTTGCCAGCCCAAAtgccagctccccacactgccggACCTCACCATCTTGACATCACGGGTGGGCCTCCCCACCTCAGAGCTCCAGGATAAACACCCTGCAGTGGGAGGGACCCATGTCCTGTCATCCCACTAAGCCTGGCACGCCTGGCACTCACTCCTGCTGGAGAGCCAGGGGCGCTCGGGGGTGGAGGTGTAGTGGAAGCCAGCCCGGTCTACGCACTCGATGGTCTGGTCCCCATAGATGATCTGGAAGACCTGGCAGATGAGGGCACAGGATTCTTCAGCTGCATCCTGCACCCAGTGAGAGAAAACAGCTGTCATGGTGATCTGGAGCGGGTCAAACGCTGGGTGGGTTGGCAATGGGACAGCACACTTGGCTACTTACCCTGTTGGCCACGGCCAGGATGATGAGGTTGCAATACGCCTCAGGGCTGGGCTCCTTGGGATCCAGTGGGTTATTCCCTGTGtgcctcctctcccagctgccatAGGTCTTacccctctcccagctgccactgTAGGTCTGTCTCcgctcccagctgcccccagccttgcccaGCTGCCTccgctcccagctgccactataGGTCTGTCTCCGCTCCCAGCTCCCACCCGCCCGGCTGCTGTGCCTCTTctcccagctgccactggcctgcttcCTCTCCAGGCTGCCTCCCCCGCCCTGTCTGCCCTCCTGCCCGCCCCGGGCCATCTTCCAGTCCAGGCTGCAGATGGTGTGCCGGCGCTCCATGGTGCCCCCCAGCTGCTTGGGCTCCAGGCAGATCCCAGCCTGCCTCttctcagctgcccctccagggAGCTTTTTCTCCAGACTGCCCGCTGGGTACATGTCCAGGTTGCCCCCTGCAGGAACGGGGTCAACTCCTAGGCCTGGAATAGACGAGAGAAGAGATCTGTGCTCAGAAAGCTCCAACCCCAGCTGGCATGAGGAGGTGCCGCCTCCCACCCTGTGGGGGGATTGGTACCCACCCGgatgctgctccctgcccctgcctcacACCCTCCGCTGGGGTTTACGAGGTGAGTCTCCTGCCTCCCCATTCGCCCCGGTGCCTGCAAGTCAGGGTAGGGTGCAGGGCTGCCCCTGTGATGGAACCTTAAAACCATTACAATGTACAGCCACCAGGTGGCGCCACGGGTCACACATCTTCCCTTAGCTGCTAACAGCTGGAGTCAGCCCAGCGGGGCATTAAAGTATGGGGTCGCCAGACCCCATTTCTTGTGCCTACATCGGGGTGGGAGCTCTGTAGTCAGGTCACATCTGGGACAAACGCCTGACCAGCTAGgagcagccctgccactgactgtGGACAAGCCGTTCATGACACCCCTGCCCCTGGAGATCCCGGCTGCAGTTACTGACTGAGGCTGGGGTTTTTTGGTAGAAGCGTCCAGACCCTCTTCTCCTTAGACTGGGTCCTGGCATATGGCAGGTGAGGGGAAAGAAACCAGCCCCTCCACTGCAGCCAGGAAATGGAGGGCGGGGAGCATCAGAGCACTGCAGAGCATGGCCTGTCGCTGCTCTCCGATTCTTCTTTCCACCTTGGCCATGGGGAAGTGCTGTAAGGCAGAGGGGGTCTGGGGTCAACGGCCAGGCCAAGCAGAGCCCTGCTGGGCTGCTCATCTATGGCGCCAGTGAGCCTGACTCTGGAGACCCCCTgaggcaggagagctctctaaGGATGTGGCTGGACCTGGTGACACTGCATGCCTCTGTATCACCCTGGAGCCCaagggtgctgcagggagctgcaccCAGCCAACACGCCCCTTCCCTGTGCTTGCCTCACTAGGGATATAACCAACCACGTGCCTCGCTTATTCGTCACAATCACCCGGGCATCCTGCCGGCATGGGTGCAAGTGATGACACGCAGTCCCAAGCAGCAGGGAATCGGGCTGGTGGAGTCCCGTATGCACAGTGTGGGGCAGACAGGTTTGCAGGGAAAAACCCACTCAGGTGCTGGGCCCAGGTGAGTCTCCGCACCTGTTTTCAGCACCAGGAGGTGCAGGGCATCATCCCGCAGGTAGGAGGCGGCAGCGATCTCATGGGTGGGGATCCTCAGGATGAGCTCCTCATTGTCTCTCCAGGTGAGAAGGAGGCAGCGGGCCGACAGGCTCAGGATGCTGTCCTGCTCCGGGGTTGTCTGGAGGGGCAGTTCCTTCAGCTGCTGCAGATGGGCAAAGGAACATGGTCAGAGGCAGAACGGAGGCAGCCCAGCGGGCGGtgctggggctctgctctgcgGGAGCCCACCCTGCTGCAGTCCCAGCTCTCCTCATCTGGGCAGGGCCGCAGCATAGAGAACAGTTTCTGAGTCAGGATGGGCATTGCCGGGACACTGCTGCGACTGCGAGGAAGGTCACCCTGGCCCTTCTCTCCACAGGAAGCCAGCCCTATCCAAAATGGAAGCAGCCTGAGCTGGGCTCCCTGTCCGCCCCCCCGCAGCATGCTGGCACTGAACACTACGCATGGCTTCCCTTCTAACCCAGGTGCTGAGTGGAGGCGCGTTGGGGTGGCAGCTCCCTCCCCGGGCTGTGGACTCCCTCTCTTACCCGGGCTGtgtccaggagctgcagcagctcatcCCGGCTGGAGGGGTTCAAGGAGGACGTCACCCAGGTCAGGTGGCCTAAAAACTAGAGAGAAAAATCCTGCAGGTGACTCGTGTGAGTGTGACAGGTGGTGGAGATTCCTGCTGTCTGGAAAGCCCTGCAGGGATCTCTGTTCCCAGGGATGTGCCTTCAGAGAGGATGGATGGCCCAGTGGGTAGGGCGCTAgctggagacttgggttcaattccctgccgCAGACATCCCGGGTGGCCTTGGCAAGTCTCAGGGTCTCGCTGGTCGGCCTCTGTTGGCGGGTCCGCTTGCTCCCTTGCTGCGCAGGGGCATTGATCAGCCTCGGGGGTGACAGGCTGGCGCCCAGTAGCCGTAGACGCCGTGTCTGGGACAAGGGAGGGGCTCCAGAGCCGTTACCAAAGTCCTTCAGGAGCGATACAGAAACCAAACCTTCTGCCTCTGCTGGGTCACACTGTCCTTCGGTGCCTAACCTATCCCACAGCCTAGGGCTGGCCCACTCCCCCCTTCCTCAGGGGTCCGGCAGGCCCCAGCTCGCCCCCTGCCtgctcttctccccacctcctcgCCTCGGGGGGCTTTGTTCCTTGACCCTGCTGGACTCTCTGCCATCTCTTCCCAGAGAGGGACCCCAGAGTTTTTCCTtacctggagcccccttctgccctGCACATCCTCTGTTTAGAGTAACCACCTGGCTGCTTCCCCAGCTGGGACTCCTGCCTGGCCCTCCCTGCAGGTGCAGCCAGAGCGCATACATGACCTCTTAGGCCCACATGAAGCCGTTCAGGGCCTGTGTGGGCTGCACACCACAGCGCACAGTGTATTTCTATATCCCTGCAGGACACAAGGGGAAGGGGTCTCCTCTCTGTCACCCGCCTGGCTAAGGGAACCTGCAGCAGCAACACTGGAGCGGAAGCAATTAGCTTCGTCCTGAAACAAGGACAAGGGGTGGGTGCTGATCCTGGCCAAGGGCAGTGTGTATTCGGGCACCTGGTGATGCCCATCTCCATGGGCCTGGCCCGAAGACACCGGAGCACCCTGCAAACTGTGGGATGGAGACC
This portion of the Chelonia mydas isolate rCheMyd1 chromosome 13, rCheMyd1.pri.v2, whole genome shotgun sequence genome encodes:
- the CCM2L gene encoding cerebral cavernous malformations 2 protein-like isoform X1, with translation MEYEAKKGKKGFVSPIKRLVFPKAARRQALRSSVYRRPLHSVPLYPPDYLIDPQILLHDYVEKEVKFLGHLTWVTSSLNPSSRDELLQLLDTARQLKELPLQTTPEQDSILSLSARCLLLTWRDNEELILRIPTHEIAAASYLRDDALHLLVLKTGLGVDPVPAGGNLDMYPAGSLEKKLPGGAAEKRQAGICLEPKQLGGTMERRHTICSLDWKMARGGQEGRQGGGGSLERKQASGSWEKRHSSRAGGSWERRQTYSGSWERRQLGKAGGSWERRQTYSGSWERGKTYGSWERRHTGNNPLDPKEPSPEAYCNLIILAVANRDAAEESCALICQVFQIIYGDQTIECVDRAGFHYTSTPERPWLSSRSESCRTDGTYGYDADFSCCSSFNGSHETFEAYYSGTSSPSFRESRDSLASDQSSVGLEQLQDYMITLRNKLSPQEIQQFALLLREYRMGRSVQEYCSDLLQLYGDKRKFLLLGMRPFIPDQDIGYFESFLESIGIREGGILTDSFGRIKRSMSNTSASAVRSYDSWSLRSESESFNRMITDITHDIEALAREEEEEEEDNYL
- the CCM2L gene encoding cerebral cavernous malformations 2 protein-like isoform X2, whose product is MEYEAKKGKKGFVSPIKRLVFPKAARRQALRSSVYRRPLHSVPLYPPDYLIDPQILLHDYVEKEVKFLGHLTWVTSSLNPSSRDELLQLLDTARLKELPLQTTPEQDSILSLSARCLLLTWRDNEELILRIPTHEIAAASYLRDDALHLLVLKTGLGVDPVPAGGNLDMYPAGSLEKKLPGGAAEKRQAGICLEPKQLGGTMERRHTICSLDWKMARGGQEGRQGGGGSLERKQASGSWEKRHSSRAGGSWERRQTYSGSWERRQLGKAGGSWERRQTYSGSWERGKTYGSWERRHTGNNPLDPKEPSPEAYCNLIILAVANRDAAEESCALICQVFQIIYGDQTIECVDRAGFHYTSTPERPWLSSRSESCRTDGTYGYDADFSCCSSFNGSHETFEAYYSGTSSPSFRESRDSLASDQSSVGLEQLQDYMITLRNKLSPQEIQQFALLLREYRMGRSVQEYCSDLLQLYGDKRKFLLLGMRPFIPDQDIGYFESFLESIGIREGGILTDSFGRIKRSMSNTSASAVRSYDSWSLRSESESFNRMITDITHDIEALAREEEEEEEDNYL